One Manihot esculenta cultivar AM560-2 chromosome 18, M.esculenta_v8, whole genome shotgun sequence genomic window carries:
- the LOC110606187 gene encoding PH, RCC1 and FYVE domains-containing protein 1 isoform X4, with product MDGALKDSRDLTSNNASDSSISVPRDISSPDISVSFNPSASPGSSRPGNSPNSDRSHVASDNTNMLVKGSGSDAFRVSVSSAQSTSSHGSAPDDCEALGDVYIWGEVICDNTVKVGADKNGNHLSSRADVLLPRPLESNVVLDVHHIACGVTHAALVTRQGEVFTWGEESGGWLGHGVGKDVIRPRLIESLAVTTIDFVACGEFHTCAVTMSGELYTWGDGMHNAGLLGHGTDVSHWIPKRISGPLEGLQVASVACGPWHTALVTSTGKLFTYGDGTFGVLGHGDRENVAYPREVGSLSGLRTIAVACGVWHTAAVVEVVVTQSSSSVSSGKLFTWGDGDKNRLGHGDKEPRLKPTCVPALIDYDSHKIACGHSLTVGLTTSGQVFTMGSTVYGQLGNPYADGKLPCLVEDKLSGESVEEIACGAYHIAVLTSRNEVYTWGKGTNGRLGHGDVEDRKTPTLVEALKDRHVKYIACGANYTAAICLHKWVSGAEQSQCSSCRQAFGFTRKRHNCYNCGLVHCHSCSSRKAVRAALAPNPRKPYRVCDSCFVKLNKVSEASTHNRKNSVPRLSGENKDRLDKSEVRLSKSSLPLNLDLIKQLDSKAARQGKKADTFSLVRSTQAPSLLQLKDVVLSSAVDLRPRVPKTVIAPSEVSARSVSPLSRRPSPLRSATPVPTTSGLSFSKNVTDSLKKTNELLNQEVLKLRTQVESLRQRCEFQDIEIRKSAKKVQEAMALAAEESSKSKAAKDVIGSLTAQLKDMAERLPPGAYDAENMRTAYLTNSLEPNGIHYADANIYHYADGNGGMHSSSDSISRTFLASPSGIESTLSNGAQDPAHSFGDPSPNNGRVGHPDAGLPNGGGGVQSISTVSDESRSLHDGDNGARSRDTALVASSNQVEAEWIEQYEPGVYITLMALHDGFRDLKRVRFSRRRFGEHQAETWWSENRDKVYEKYNIRWSDKSSFSGQAARRSEGAMSSSSQP from the exons ATGGATGGAGCGCTGAAG GACAGCAGAGACTtgacatcaaataatgcaagtGACAGTTCCATTAGTGTCCCACGAGATATTAGTTCTCCAGACATTTCTGTCAGTTTTAATCCAAGTGCATCTCCAGGGAGTTCTCGACCTGGGAATTCTCCAAATTCTGATCGGTCACATGTAGCATCAGACAACACAAATATGTTAGTTAAAGGATCTGGTTCAGATGCTTTTCGAGTTAGTGTTTCTAGTGCCCAAAGCACTTCCAGCCATGGTTCTGCACCAGATGATTGTGAGGCTTTAGGTGATGTATACATATGGGGTGAGGTCATATGTGATAATACCGTAAAGGTGGGGGCTGATAAGAATGGTAATCATTTGAGCAGTAGAGCAGATGTGCTTCTTCCTAGGCCATTAGAGTCTAATGTAGTTTTAGATGTGCATCATATAGCCTGTGGAGTAACGCATGCAGCATTAGTCACAAGGCAAGGTGAAGTTTTTACATGGGGTGAAGAATCTGGTGGATGGCTTGGCCATGGTGTAGGCAAGGATGTTATCCGACCTCGTCTAATTGAATCTTTGGCAGTTACCACCATTGATTTTGTGGCTTGTGGAGAATTTCATACTTGTGCTGTTACAATGTCTGGAGAACTCTATACATGGGGAGATGGCATGCATAACGCAGGGCTTCTTGGTCATGGGACTGATGTAAGTCACTGGATACCTAAGAGAATCTCCGGTCCACTTGAGGGACTTCAAGTTGCTTCAGTAGCTTGTGGTCCATGGCATACAGCTTTGGTAACATCAACAGGTAAGCTTTTTACATATGGTGATGGAACATTTGGTGTATTGGGCCATGGTGACAGAGAAAATGTTGCATATCCTAGAGAAGTAGGATCTCTCTCAGGGTTGAGGACTATTGCTGTTGCATGTGGGGTGTGGCACACTGCTGCTGTTGTGGAGGTTGTTGTCACACAGTCTAGTTCTAGTGTTTCATCTGGGAAATTGTTTACTTGGGGTGATGGAGACAAAAATCGACTTGGACATGGAGACAAGGAACCTCGACTTAAACCTACATGTGTGCCAGCATTAATTGATTATGATTCTCACAAAATTGCCTGTGGGCATAGTTTGACTGTTGGCTTGACCACATCAGGACAAGTCTTTACAATGGGGAGTACTGTTTATGGTCAACTTGGGAATCCTTATGCTGATGGGAAGCTCCCTTGCTTGGTAGAGGATAAGCTTTCTGGAGAGTCTGTTGAAGAAATTGCTTGTGGTGCATATCATATAGCAGTTTTAACATCCAGGAATGAAGTTTACACATGGGGAAAGGGCACCAATGGGAGGTTGGGCCATGGAGATGTTGAAGATCGTAAAACACCCACTCTAGTTGAAGCTTTGAAGGACAGACATGTGAAGTATATTGCTTGTGGTGCAAATTACACAGCAGCTATATGTCTTCATAAATGGGTATCTGGTGCTGAGCAGTCACAGTGTTCATCATGTAGACAGGCATTTGGGTTCACCAGAAAGAGGCACAACTGCTACAATTGTGGACTTGTGCACTGTCATTCATGCAGTTCCAGAAAAGCAGTGAGGGCAGCCTTGGCTCCTAATCCTCGCAAACCATACCGTGTTTGTGATTCTTGTTTTGTGAAACTAAACAAGGTATCAGAAGCTAGTACTCATAACAGGAAAAATTCTGTGCCTCGTCTTTCAGGTGAAAACAAAGATAGGCTGGACAAGAGTGAGGTAAGGCTGTCAAAGTCTTCATTGCCTTTGAATTTGGACTTGATTAAGCAGTTAGATAGCAAAGCAGCCagacaaggaaagaaagctGATACTTTCTCCCTTGTTCGCTCTACTCAAGCACCCTCATTGTTACAGCTGAAGGATGTTGTATTGTCCAGTGCTGTTGATCTGCGACCAAGAGTTCCAAAAACTGTTATTGCACCATCTGAAGTAAGTGCCAGGTCAGTGTCACCTTTGTCAAGGAGACCTAGCCCCCTACGTTCTGCTACACCTGTTCCAACAACGTCAGGACTCTCATTTTCAAAAAATGTAACTGATAGTTTGAAAAAAACAAATGAGCTTTTGAATCAAGAAGTGCTTAAGTTGCGTACACAG GTTGAGAGCTTGAGACAGAGATGCGAGTTCCAAGATATAGAGATTCGGAAGTCAGCAAAGAAGGTACAAGAAGCAATGGCATTAGCTGCAGAAGAATCTTCCAAATCCAAAGCTGCAAAAGATGTTATAGGGTCACTTACAGCACAG CTGAAGGATATGGCTGAGAGGCTGCCACCTGGGGCCTATGATGCTGAGAACATGAGAACAGCTTACCTAACAAATAGTTTGGAGCCAAACGGTATTCATTATGCTGATGCAAATATATATCATTATGCTGATGGAAATGGAGGGATGCATTCAAGCTCTGATTCCATTAGCAGAACTTTTTTAGCCTCGCCCTCAGGAATTGAGTCTACATTGTCAAATGGAGCTCAGGATCCAGCTCATTCATTCGGGGATCCATCTCCAAACAATGGGAGGGTTGGCCATCCGGATGCAGGACTGCCCAATGGAGGTGGAGGGGTTCAGTCAATTAGTACTGTGTCAGATGAATCTAGATCTCTTCATGATGGTGATAATGGTGCGAGATCAAGGGATACAGCATTAGTTGCCAGCAGTAATCAAGTCGAGGCCGAGTGGATTGAACAGTATGAACCTGGTGTGTATATAACACTCATGGCCCTGCATGATGGATTTAGAGATCTTAAACGAGTGCGATTCAg CCGAAGAAGATTTGGCGAGCACCAAGCGGAAACTTGGTGGTCCGAGAATCGGGACAAGGTATATGAAAAGTACAACATTCGCTGGTCAGACAAGTCCTCATTTTCAGGCCAGGCGGCTCGCAGGTCCGAGGGAGCCATGTCATCAAGCTCCCAACCTTAG
- the LOC110606187 gene encoding PH, RCC1 and FYVE domains-containing protein 1 isoform X5 has product MADLVSYGNAERDIKQALIALKKGAQLLKYGRKGKPKFCPFRLSNDETTLIWISSSGERSLKLASVSKILPGQRTAVFQRHLRPEKDYLSFSLIYNNGKRSLDLICKDKVEAEVWIAGLKALISSGQGGRSKIDGWSAEGLYLDDSRDLTSNNASDSSISVPRDISSPDISVSFNPSASPGSSRPGNSPNSDRSHVASDNTNMLVKGSGSDAFRVSVSSAQSTSSHGSAPDDCEALGDVYIWGEVICDNTVKVGADKNGNHLSSRADVLLPRPLESNVVLDVHHIACGVTHAALVTRQGEVFTWGEESGGWLGHGVGKDVIRPRLIESLAVTTIDFVACGEFHTCAVTMSGELYTWGDGMHNAGLLGHGTDVSHWIPKRISGPLEGLQVASVACGPWHTALVTSTGKLFTYGDGTFGVLGHGDRENVAYPREVGSLSGLRTIAVACGVWHTAAVVEVVVTQSSSSVSSGKLFTWGDGDKNRLGHGDKEPRLKPTCVPALIDYDSHKIACGHSLTVGLTTSGQVFTMGSTVYGQLGNPYADGKLPCLVEDKLSGESVEEIACGAYHIAVLTSRNEVYTWGKGTNGRLGHGDVEDRKTPTLVEALKDRHVKYIACGANYTAAICLHKWVSGAEQSQCSSCRQAFGFTRKRHNCYNCGLVHCHSCSSRKAVRAALAPNPRKPYRVCDSCFVKLNKVSEASTHNRKNSVPRLSGENKDRLDKSEVRLSKSSLPLNLDLIKQLDSKAARQGKKADTFSLVRSTQAPSLLQLKDVVLSSAVDLRPRVPKTVIAPSEVSARSVSPLSRRPSPLRSATPVPTTSGLSFSKNVTDSLKKTNELLNQEVLKLRTQVESLRQRCEFQDIEIRKSAKKVQEAMALAAEESSKSKAAKDVIGSLTAQIISS; this is encoded by the exons ATGGCAGATCTTGTTAGCTACGGTAATGCCGAACGTGACATCAAGCAG GCATTAATTGCTTTGAAGAAGGGTGCACAACTTCTGAAATATGGTCGCAAGGGAAAGCCAAAGTTTTGTCCATTTAGACTTTCTAAT GATGAAACAACTCTGATCTGGATTTCAAGTAGTGGTGAAAGAAGTTTGAAATTAGCTTCTGTCTCTAAAATTTTACCTGGACAGAGAACT GCTGTTTTCCAACGTCATCTCCGTCCTGAAAAGGACTATTTATCTTTTTCTCTTATATACAATAACGGAAAGCGGTCCCTTGATCTG ATCTGCAAGGACAAAGTTGAGGCAGAGGTGTGGATTGCAGGCTTGAAAGCATTAATATCTTCTGGTCAAGGTGGACGCTCTAAAATTGATGGATGGAGCGCTGAAGGTCTCTACCTTGAT GACAGCAGAGACTtgacatcaaataatgcaagtGACAGTTCCATTAGTGTCCCACGAGATATTAGTTCTCCAGACATTTCTGTCAGTTTTAATCCAAGTGCATCTCCAGGGAGTTCTCGACCTGGGAATTCTCCAAATTCTGATCGGTCACATGTAGCATCAGACAACACAAATATGTTAGTTAAAGGATCTGGTTCAGATGCTTTTCGAGTTAGTGTTTCTAGTGCCCAAAGCACTTCCAGCCATGGTTCTGCACCAGATGATTGTGAGGCTTTAGGTGATGTATACATATGGGGTGAGGTCATATGTGATAATACCGTAAAGGTGGGGGCTGATAAGAATGGTAATCATTTGAGCAGTAGAGCAGATGTGCTTCTTCCTAGGCCATTAGAGTCTAATGTAGTTTTAGATGTGCATCATATAGCCTGTGGAGTAACGCATGCAGCATTAGTCACAAGGCAAGGTGAAGTTTTTACATGGGGTGAAGAATCTGGTGGATGGCTTGGCCATGGTGTAGGCAAGGATGTTATCCGACCTCGTCTAATTGAATCTTTGGCAGTTACCACCATTGATTTTGTGGCTTGTGGAGAATTTCATACTTGTGCTGTTACAATGTCTGGAGAACTCTATACATGGGGAGATGGCATGCATAACGCAGGGCTTCTTGGTCATGGGACTGATGTAAGTCACTGGATACCTAAGAGAATCTCCGGTCCACTTGAGGGACTTCAAGTTGCTTCAGTAGCTTGTGGTCCATGGCATACAGCTTTGGTAACATCAACAGGTAAGCTTTTTACATATGGTGATGGAACATTTGGTGTATTGGGCCATGGTGACAGAGAAAATGTTGCATATCCTAGAGAAGTAGGATCTCTCTCAGGGTTGAGGACTATTGCTGTTGCATGTGGGGTGTGGCACACTGCTGCTGTTGTGGAGGTTGTTGTCACACAGTCTAGTTCTAGTGTTTCATCTGGGAAATTGTTTACTTGGGGTGATGGAGACAAAAATCGACTTGGACATGGAGACAAGGAACCTCGACTTAAACCTACATGTGTGCCAGCATTAATTGATTATGATTCTCACAAAATTGCCTGTGGGCATAGTTTGACTGTTGGCTTGACCACATCAGGACAAGTCTTTACAATGGGGAGTACTGTTTATGGTCAACTTGGGAATCCTTATGCTGATGGGAAGCTCCCTTGCTTGGTAGAGGATAAGCTTTCTGGAGAGTCTGTTGAAGAAATTGCTTGTGGTGCATATCATATAGCAGTTTTAACATCCAGGAATGAAGTTTACACATGGGGAAAGGGCACCAATGGGAGGTTGGGCCATGGAGATGTTGAAGATCGTAAAACACCCACTCTAGTTGAAGCTTTGAAGGACAGACATGTGAAGTATATTGCTTGTGGTGCAAATTACACAGCAGCTATATGTCTTCATAAATGGGTATCTGGTGCTGAGCAGTCACAGTGTTCATCATGTAGACAGGCATTTGGGTTCACCAGAAAGAGGCACAACTGCTACAATTGTGGACTTGTGCACTGTCATTCATGCAGTTCCAGAAAAGCAGTGAGGGCAGCCTTGGCTCCTAATCCTCGCAAACCATACCGTGTTTGTGATTCTTGTTTTGTGAAACTAAACAAGGTATCAGAAGCTAGTACTCATAACAGGAAAAATTCTGTGCCTCGTCTTTCAGGTGAAAACAAAGATAGGCTGGACAAGAGTGAGGTAAGGCTGTCAAAGTCTTCATTGCCTTTGAATTTGGACTTGATTAAGCAGTTAGATAGCAAAGCAGCCagacaaggaaagaaagctGATACTTTCTCCCTTGTTCGCTCTACTCAAGCACCCTCATTGTTACAGCTGAAGGATGTTGTATTGTCCAGTGCTGTTGATCTGCGACCAAGAGTTCCAAAAACTGTTATTGCACCATCTGAAGTAAGTGCCAGGTCAGTGTCACCTTTGTCAAGGAGACCTAGCCCCCTACGTTCTGCTACACCTGTTCCAACAACGTCAGGACTCTCATTTTCAAAAAATGTAACTGATAGTTTGAAAAAAACAAATGAGCTTTTGAATCAAGAAGTGCTTAAGTTGCGTACACAG GTTGAGAGCTTGAGACAGAGATGCGAGTTCCAAGATATAGAGATTCGGAAGTCAGCAAAGAAGGTACAAGAAGCAATGGCATTAGCTGCAGAAGAATCTTCCAAATCCAAAGCTGCAAAAGATGTTATAGGGTCACTTACAGCACAG ATTATTTCCAGCTGA